TCGCCGCCACCGCCCTGACCCTGACTGCCGGTTTGGCACAGGCTGATGTTCGCCCTGATCACGTTGAAGGCCTGCTCAAGTCAGGTGCCGTCAAGCCATTCGATCAACTGAACGCTGCGGCCGTCGCCAAACACCCAGGCGCCACCATTAACGACACCGAGCTGGATCACAACAAAAGCGGCGTATTGGTCTACGAAGTCGAACTGACCGACACCGCCGGCAAGCAATTTGATGTGAAGCTCGACGCCAAGACCGGCGCGGTACTGGAAGACAAGCAAGACACCTGAGTTGAGTCTCAAAAAAAACGCCACCTCCGGGTGGCGTTTTTTTTGGGCGCGCTGCGGCACATCAAATTCCCCCTACTCTGTCCAAGGTCGTTAAACTCCCAGGCATCGGCCGATGCATTACGCTGCCGCCATCGCCAACATGAGAACGTCTATGGGGCACAAAGCCGCCGACATCGCCACCATCGGCCGAATCAGTGCCGTGCCCGCGATGCTTCGCGTCATCAGCGACATGACCGGCCTGCGTTTTGTCGCCGTGGCTCGCGTGACTGACCAGACCTGGACCGCCTGCGCCGTGCTCGATGAGTTGGCGTTCGGCCTGGGTGTGGGCGGCGAGCTGGACCTGACCACCACCCTCTGCCACGAAATCCGTAGTTCCCATGTGTCCGTGGTGATCGACGAGGCCAGTCAAGACCCGCTGTATCGCACGCATCACACCCCACTGATGTACAAGTTCGAAAGCTACATCTCGGTGCCCGTGTTCCGTACCGACGGCAGCTTTTTCGGCACCATCTGCGCCCTTGATCCAAAACCCGCGTCGTTGCGAAGCAGCGCCATCCAGTCGACGATGGAGTCTTTCGCGCGGGTCCTTTCGCTGCAGATCGAAGCCGAAGAACACCAGCAGAACACCGAAGACGATTTGCGTGAAGAACGCAACACGGCGCAGTTGCGTGAGCAATTTATCGCCGTGCTCGGGCACGATCTGCGCAATCCGCTGTTCGCCATCAACGTCGGCGCCGAGCGCCTGCTGCGCAAACACCCGCTGCCAGCCACAGACAGCATCGTGCGCCACATCCTGGCCAGCGGCCGTCGCGCGGCGCAGTTGGTCGAAGATGTGCTGGATTTTGCCCGTGGTCGCATGGGCAGCGGCATCCCGCTGCACCTGGGTCATTGCGAGGATTTGCAGAGCGCCCTGCAGCAGGTGGTCGCGGAGCTGCAGAGTGTGCATCCTGAGCGGGACATACGCGCACAGATCGACGCACTTCCAGGCATCAACGGCGACCGCGATCGCCTGGCGCAATTGCTCTCCAATCTGGTCGCCAACGCCGTGCACCATGGCGACCCTGACGGGCCCATCGAAGTGTGTGCAACGGTTGAACAGGGGCACTTTGAACTGAGCGTGAAGAACGCGGGACAGATCAATGAGCCAGCCCTGCCCCGGTTGTTCCAACCCTATGCGCGTCCCACCACCGCGAGCCCCCAGGCCGGCCTTGGTCTGGGACTGTACATCGTCAAGCTGATCGCCGACGCCCATGGCGGCGAACTGAAGGTTTGCAGTACGCCGTTGCACGGCACGGTGTTCACCTTCCGCCTGCCGCGGGCGTGATCAGGCTCCTGGCACGCCTCGCAGAACCGTCACAAAACCGTCATCCCTCCCTGTAAAGATGCGCTCGCGACCTGTGAAATGTCCGACAGGTTTTCTCTCTGCGAGCCACCATGAACCACAGCATTGACCACAGCCACCAGGATTCGGATCTGTTTGGCCTGCTTTACGGTTTCCGCTTTCTGCCCGGCGAAAAAGCTGAGCAGATTGATTCGGCCACGGCGCTCAAGGCGCTGCAACAGCCTACCGCTCCAGAAGAGTTTCTCTGGCTGCACTTGAACCTGGCTCACGCCGCGTGTGAACGCTGGATGCAGGCGCACCTGGAGCTGCCCGAGGAGTTCTTCGAGGCCTTGCACGAAGGCTCGCGCTCAACGCGCATCGAGCATGTCGATTCCGCCCTGCTGGCGGTGGTCAACGACGTGGTGTTCAACTTCAGCAGCCTGGTATCGTCGGATATTTCCACCTTGTGGGTGTGCGCGCGCAGTCGCTTGCTGATCAGCGCGCGCCTGCAACCGCTGCACTCGGTGGATAAATTGCGCTCGTCGGTCAAAGCCGGTGAACGCTTCCGCTCGCCGCTGGAACTGCTGGTGCATTTGCTGCGCGACCAGGGCGAAGTGCTGACGCAGATCGTGCGCAAGACCAGCCTCAGTGTCGACCAGATCGAAGACCAGTTGCTGTCCTCGCGCCTGTCCACCAACCGCGCCGAACTCGGTGCCGCGCGCCGCGTGCTGGTGCGGTTGCAACGCCTGCTGGCGCTTGAGCCGGGCTCACTGTTGCGCCTGCTCAACCGGCCGCCGCAATGGCTGCAAAAGGAAGACGTGAAGGAGTTGCGCAAATCCACCGAAGAGTTCGCCCTGATCATCAACGACCTGACGGCCCTGGGCGAGCGGATCAAGTTGTTGCAGGAAGAGATCGCCGCCAACCTCAACGAACAGAGCAACCGCACGCTGTTCACCCTCACGGTGGTGACGGTGCTGGCGCTGCCGATCAACATCATCGCCGGCTTTTTCGGCATGAACGTCGGTGGGGTGCCGCTTTCTACCGACCCGGAAGGGTTCTGGATCCTGGTGGCGTTGGTGGCGACATTCACGTTGATCGCCGGGCGCTGGGCGTTCAGGAAACGCACGGATTACTGAATTGAATGCACTGAAGATCGCAAGATCAAGATAATTCCCACGCTCCCGCGTGGGAATTGAGCTGCGTCACCCGTGCGCGGTATTGGCGGGACGCGGAGCGTCCTAGGAGGCATTCCCACGCAGAGCGTGGGGACAATCAGCCACGAATGTGCTCGCGGACGCGGTGGGCCAGCTGATACATGCGCGCCCGAACTGGCGCTATCGTAGGCAAGCCAGCTCCCACATTGGAATGCATTCCCCTGTGGGAGTCGGGCTTGCCCGCGATGAGGCCCGCCCGGCCAAAAACCGTTTCAAGGCTTGCACCGCCTGCGGGCGTGAAGATGAAGATCGTTCCCACGCTCCCGCGTGGGAATTGAGCCCGTGACGCTCTGCGTCACCCGTACGCGGTGTTGGCGGGACGCGGAGCGTCCTAGGAGGCATTCCCACGCAGAGCGTGGGAACGATCAGCTAGCCAGTGTTTAATAGACCAGCGGCACACGCGTCTGCCTAAACACTGACCTGCCGCAGCATCTCTGTAACATTCTGCAATGATCATGGGAAACATCCTCCCCACACTGGATGCTCCGGCATGGCCACCCCCTCCCTGACCGCCTCTCCCCACCTCTCACCTACAGCCCCCAAACCCCGACTGGACACCAAGCCAGGCCTGGTGACGGTGATCCTGTTCTTCGCCGTACTCGCCATGGGCCTGTTGTTCACCGCCTACAGCCTGATGCACGACATGCACGAACTCGGCACGGTGGTCACCACCTGGACGCCGTTCCTGCTGCTGGGCGTGGCACTGTTGATCGCCCTGGGCTTCGAGTTCGTCAACGGCTTTCATGACACCGCCAATGCGGTGGCCACGGTGATCTACACCAACTCGTTGCCGCCGCATTTCGCGGTGGTGTGGTCGGGCTTTTTCAACTTTCTCGGCGTGCTGCTTTCCAGCGGTGCGGTGGCGTTCGGCATCATTGCCCTGCTGCCGGTCGAGCTGATCCTGCAGGTAGGTTCATCAGCCGGATTCGCCATGATCTTTGCCCTGCTGATCGCTGCAATCCTGTGGAACCTCGGCACCTGGTGGCTGGGTTTGCCGGCGTCGTCGTCGCACACGCTGATCGGCTCGATCATCGGTGTCGGCGTCGCTAACGCCTTGATGCACGGCCGCGATGGCACCAGCGGTGTGGATTGGAGCCAGGCCGCCAAGATCGGTTACGCGTTGCTGCTCTCCCCACTGATCGGCTTCGCGTTTGCCGCCTTGCTGTTGCTGGCCCTGCGCGCCTTCGTGAAAAACCGCGCGCTGTACAAAGCCCCGAAGGGCGATACCCCGCCGCCGTGGTGGATTCGCGGCATGCTGATCGTCACCTGCACCGGTGTGTCATTCGCCCACGGCTCCAACGATGGGCAAAAAGGCATGGGCCTGATCATGCTGATCCTGGTGGGCACCCTGCCCATGGCCTATGCGCTGAACCGCACCATGCCCGCCGACCAGTCGCTGCAATTTGCCGCCGTCGCCGAGGTAACCCAGGCCGCGTTGGTGAAGGCCGCACCGCAGCCTGCACCTGCCGACTCCCGCGCTACCTTGTCGACCTACGTGCGCACCAAGGAAGCCACACCGGAACTGGTGCCCGCTCTCGCCGCCATCACCGGCCATATCGGCAGCGAAGTCAAAAGCTATGGCTCCCTCGCCGCGGTACCGGCTGAGGCGGTGGGCAACGTGCGTAACGACATGTACCTGACCAGCGAAACCATTCGCCTGATGGACAAGGGCAAGGTCGGCCAGTTCGACGCCGACACCCAGGGCAAGCTGCAGCTGTTCAAGCAACAGATCGACAACGCCACGCGCTTTATCCCGCTGTGGGTCAAGATCGCAGTGGCCATCGCGCTCGGGCTGGGGACCATGGTTGGCTGGAAACGCATCGTGGTCACGGTGGGTGAAAAGATCGGCAAGACCCACCTGACCTACGCCCAAGGCGCGTCGGCCGAAACCGTGGCGATGCTGACCATCGGCGCGGCCGACATGTTCGGCTTGCCGGTGTCGACCACCCACGTGCTGTCATCCGGTGTGGCCGGCACCATGGTGGCCAACGGCGGTGGTTTGCAGATGCGCACCATCCGCAATTTGCTGATGGCGTGGGTGCTGACGTTGCCGGCGGCGATTGTGTTGTCGGGCAGCTTGTACTGGCTGTTCACCCAATTGTTCTGACACCACAGATGTGATGTGGGAGCCAGCTCCCACATCGGTTTTGCCATGTGTCAGCCGCCAAAAAGTGCCGCCATCGCCTTGAGCCGCTTCTTGTATACCCGTCGCGCCTCCAGCGCCTGCTCCAGGGTGACCGCGACAAACCCCGCCCGCTGGTTCGGCTGCATCTGCCCGATCAGGTCCAGGTCGGCGCTGATCACGGTGCCGATCATGGCATAGCCGCCGCCCGACACCGCATCGCGGTGCAACACAATCGGCTCCAGCCCGGCCGGCACCTGGATCGAGCCGATGGGGTAGCAACTGTCGACGATGTTCGAAGGGTCGGAACCTGCGCCAAACGGCTGTTCCCGTGCCTGGAAACTCAAGGCGCTGCCACCCTTGAAGCGATAGCCGATGCGGTCTGCCTCCGAGCCCACAGTCCAGGGCTCAGCGAAAAAACTGCTTTTTGCCGCTGCCGTCAGCCGCTCGTAATACAGCCCCGGCACCACGCGCAAGGTCACATCGCCGCCGACCGATTGGCGCAAGGCCATCGGCAGGCTGTTGCCCGCCCGGCCCTTGCCGCTGGCCTCGCCGACCGGCAGTTCATCGCCTTCCACCAGGCGCCGCCCATGAAACCCGCCCAGCGCGCCGAGGGTGTAAGTGGAGCGGCTGCCAAGCACCAGCGGCACATCGATGCCACCGGCCACCGCCAGGTAAGTGCGTGCGCCGGCCTTCGGGAATTCGAACCGCAGCACTTGCCCGGCGCGCACCTGGAATGCGGTGTCCTGATGCACCACTTCGCCATCCAGGCGCGGCGACATCAGCGCGCCGCACAGTGCCACCAGGCCGTCGCGCTGGAATTGCAACTGCGGGCCGATCAAGGTGCATTCCAGCCCCGCCGCGCCGATCGGGTTACCCACCAGATGGTTGGCCGCGCTCAAGGCGTACTGGTCCAACGCGCCCGACGGCGGAATGCCCAGGTGGTAATAGCCTTCACGGCCAAGGTCCTGCACCGAGGTGGCCAGGCCGGGTTTGAGGACCTTGATCATGCCAGCGCCTCCTGCAGGGTTTTCGGATAACCGGTGGGGTCGGCGAGAAATGCATCGAGGGAAAATTCCACCGGGCGGATGCGCAGGTCGAAACGTCCTGCCTCCACCTCGGCCACCGCCAGGTCATAGGCCTCACGGTCGATGGGCTTGAACTGAACGATATCGCCGGGACGGAAAAACACCATGTGGTCCTTGAGGTAGGCCAGTTGCTGCGCCGGGTCGTAGATCGGCGCCGGGGTCACGCCGAACATCTGGTACCCACCGGCGCCGCGTACCGAATAGATGCAACCGAAACAGCCGCCGTGGCCAAGGGTCAGTTTTGGCGTGTCGGTGCGCGGGCGCAGGTATTTGGGTACCTGCAACTGCCGCTCGCGCTCGACCATCTGGAACATGAACGGCAGGCCGGCGACGAAACCGACCATCGACACAAACCACGGCGCGCCACTGTGGGCCGCGACAAAGGCGTCGACGTCCGCCAGGCCGTTGATCCGCGCGGCGTACTCCAGGTCGGTGCCGCTCGGGTCCTGGTGCCGGTCGCGAAAACGCATCAGGGTTTCATGGGTCCAGGGGTCGTTGTACAGCACCGGAATCTCGATGATCCGCGTGTGCAGGGTGCGCTCGGCCACGGCCAGGCTTTCGGCGTCTTGCACCGCATCGAGCAGTACCTGGGGCGCGATGCGGTCCGGGTCGAAACGGATCTGGAACGACGCATTGGCCAGGCACACGTCCAGCACACCCTCCAGCGCCAGGCGCTCTACCGCGCGGGTTACGGCCATGCCCTTGAAAAAGGCCTGCAGGGACATGCTCTCGCTGACCTCGGCAAACAGGTGCTCGTCACCGCCAAAGCTGTAGCGGATCGGGGAAGATTCAGCCATGTCTGTTCCTCTTGGAATCATTGTAGAAAGGCAGGCAAAAAATCAGTCAGACCCGGCGTCTGTGCACCGGTGTCATTCAGCGTGGCGTGCGCACAAAGATCCCCGCCTGGTCGAGCGCCTCGCGCGTGGCTTCCACCAGTTCCAGCGCACCGGGGGTATCGCTGTGCAGGCAGATGGAATCGAATTCCATAAGCAAGTCTTCCCCTTCGACGGTACGCACTCGTCCGGTCTGACAGGCCCGCAGGACACGTGCCGCGACAGTGGCCGGATCCAGCGCGCGCACCTTGCGGGTAAATACGATGGAGCCGGAGAGATCGTACTCACGGTCAGCGTAAAACTCGCGCACCACCGGTTGCCCCAGTTCCCGGGCAACCTGCCAGATCACCGAATTGGGCATGCAGTACAGCAACAATGTGGGCTCGACAATCTGCAGGTTTTCCACCAGCAGCCGCGCGGCTTCCTCGTCCCGCGCCAG
This region of Pseudomonas sp. MUP55 genomic DNA includes:
- a CDS encoding PepSY domain-containing protein, which produces MKTLTALFAATALTLTAGLAQADVRPDHVEGLLKSGAVKPFDQLNAAAVAKHPGATINDTELDHNKSGVLVYEVELTDTAGKQFDVKLDAKTGAVLEDKQDT
- a CDS encoding GAF domain-containing sensor histidine kinase — translated: MGHKAADIATIGRISAVPAMLRVISDMTGLRFVAVARVTDQTWTACAVLDELAFGLGVGGELDLTTTLCHEIRSSHVSVVIDEASQDPLYRTHHTPLMYKFESYISVPVFRTDGSFFGTICALDPKPASLRSSAIQSTMESFARVLSLQIEAEEHQQNTEDDLREERNTAQLREQFIAVLGHDLRNPLFAINVGAERLLRKHPLPATDSIVRHILASGRRAAQLVEDVLDFARGRMGSGIPLHLGHCEDLQSALQQVVAELQSVHPERDIRAQIDALPGINGDRDRLAQLLSNLVANAVHHGDPDGPIEVCATVEQGHFELSVKNAGQINEPALPRLFQPYARPTTASPQAGLGLGLYIVKLIADAHGGELKVCSTPLHGTVFTFRLPRA
- a CDS encoding transporter → MNHSIDHSHQDSDLFGLLYGFRFLPGEKAEQIDSATALKALQQPTAPEEFLWLHLNLAHAACERWMQAHLELPEEFFEALHEGSRSTRIEHVDSALLAVVNDVVFNFSSLVSSDISTLWVCARSRLLISARLQPLHSVDKLRSSVKAGERFRSPLELLVHLLRDQGEVLTQIVRKTSLSVDQIEDQLLSSRLSTNRAELGAARRVLVRLQRLLALEPGSLLRLLNRPPQWLQKEDVKELRKSTEEFALIINDLTALGERIKLLQEEIAANLNEQSNRTLFTLTVVTVLALPINIIAGFFGMNVGGVPLSTDPEGFWILVALVATFTLIAGRWAFRKRTDY
- a CDS encoding inorganic phosphate transporter, yielding MATPSLTASPHLSPTAPKPRLDTKPGLVTVILFFAVLAMGLLFTAYSLMHDMHELGTVVTTWTPFLLLGVALLIALGFEFVNGFHDTANAVATVIYTNSLPPHFAVVWSGFFNFLGVLLSSGAVAFGIIALLPVELILQVGSSAGFAMIFALLIAAILWNLGTWWLGLPASSSHTLIGSIIGVGVANALMHGRDGTSGVDWSQAAKIGYALLLSPLIGFAFAALLLLALRAFVKNRALYKAPKGDTPPPWWIRGMLIVTCTGVSFAHGSNDGQKGMGLIMLILVGTLPMAYALNRTMPADQSLQFAAVAEVTQAALVKAAPQPAPADSRATLSTYVRTKEATPELVPALAAITGHIGSEVKSYGSLAAVPAEAVGNVRNDMYLTSETIRLMDKGKVGQFDADTQGKLQLFKQQIDNATRFIPLWVKIAVAIALGLGTMVGWKRIVVTVGEKIGKTHLTYAQGASAETVAMLTIGAADMFGLPVSTTHVLSSGVAGTMVANGGGLQMRTIRNLLMAWVLTLPAAIVLSGSLYWLFTQLF
- a CDS encoding biotin-dependent carboxyltransferase family protein; its protein translation is MIKVLKPGLATSVQDLGREGYYHLGIPPSGALDQYALSAANHLVGNPIGAAGLECTLIGPQLQFQRDGLVALCGALMSPRLDGEVVHQDTAFQVRAGQVLRFEFPKAGARTYLAVAGGIDVPLVLGSRSTYTLGALGGFHGRRLVEGDELPVGEASGKGRAGNSLPMALRQSVGGDVTLRVVPGLYYERLTAAAKSSFFAEPWTVGSEADRIGYRFKGGSALSFQAREQPFGAGSDPSNIVDSCYPIGSIQVPAGLEPIVLHRDAVSGGGYAMIGTVISADLDLIGQMQPNQRAGFVAVTLEQALEARRVYKKRLKAMAALFGG
- a CDS encoding allophanate hydrolase subunit 1 — protein: MAESSPIRYSFGGDEHLFAEVSESMSLQAFFKGMAVTRAVERLALEGVLDVCLANASFQIRFDPDRIAPQVLLDAVQDAESLAVAERTLHTRIIEIPVLYNDPWTHETLMRFRDRHQDPSGTDLEYAARINGLADVDAFVAAHSGAPWFVSMVGFVAGLPFMFQMVERERQLQVPKYLRPRTDTPKLTLGHGGCFGCIYSVRGAGGYQMFGVTPAPIYDPAQQLAYLKDHMVFFRPGDIVQFKPIDREAYDLAVAEVEAGRFDLRIRPVEFSLDAFLADPTGYPKTLQEALA
- a CDS encoding 5-oxoprolinase subunit PxpA — its product is MQVVDFNSDMGEGFGPWTVGDGVDSELMAYISSANIATGFHAGDPGTMRRTVERARQLGVGIGAHPGFRDLVGFGRRHINASAQELVDDILYQLGALREIARAQGVALQHIKPHGALYMHLARDEEAARLLVENLQIVEPTLLLYCMPNSVIWQVARELGQPVVREFYADREYDLSGSIVFTRKVRALDPATVAARVLRACQTGRVRTVEGEDLLMEFDSICLHSDTPGALELVEATREALDQAGIFVRTPR